In Corallococcus caeni, the following are encoded in one genomic region:
- a CDS encoding SDR family NAD(P)-dependent oxidoreductase, translating into MARHEDLKGQVAIVTGASSGVGWQSALRLAEAGVRLCVTARRQAALERLRVEVLQQGGECLVCEGDVTVAEDVERVVRECVAHYGRVDLLVNAAAVQSYGYFDQLPWEHITRVFDVACFGYFRFARAVLPHFRKQGHGHLLNVQSMLSSGSAPLLSAYAAAKHATLGWAQSLEMELQGTGIQVSNVLVPSVSTPMFDHAPTMLGKKPVPVPPTYDVDLVAKAVVRLAKRPGRTSVPAFLQGRLMLWLNGVAPSVGKAVLSRFGVRMQMTDTPLDRPEGNLFSPVAEGVGPRGSVPPTPAWKRFTATLGLAALTGGVVGGAVLGARGLVRAAR; encoded by the coding sequence ATGGCGCGTCACGAGGACTTGAAGGGACAGGTGGCCATCGTCACGGGCGCGTCGAGCGGCGTGGGCTGGCAGTCCGCGCTGCGCCTGGCGGAGGCCGGCGTGCGGCTGTGCGTCACCGCGCGGCGCCAGGCGGCGCTGGAGCGGCTGCGCGTGGAGGTGCTCCAGCAGGGCGGCGAGTGCCTGGTGTGTGAAGGCGACGTCACGGTGGCGGAGGACGTGGAGCGCGTGGTGCGCGAGTGCGTGGCGCACTACGGCCGCGTGGACCTGCTGGTGAACGCGGCGGCGGTGCAGTCCTACGGGTACTTCGACCAGCTGCCCTGGGAGCACATCACGCGCGTGTTCGACGTGGCGTGCTTCGGCTACTTCCGCTTCGCGCGCGCGGTGCTGCCGCACTTCCGGAAGCAGGGCCACGGCCACCTGCTCAACGTGCAGTCCATGCTGTCGTCGGGGTCCGCGCCGCTCTTGTCCGCGTACGCCGCGGCGAAGCACGCGACGCTGGGGTGGGCGCAGTCGCTGGAGATGGAGCTGCAGGGCACGGGCATCCAGGTGTCCAACGTGCTGGTGCCGTCCGTGTCCACGCCCATGTTCGACCACGCGCCCACGATGCTCGGGAAGAAGCCCGTGCCGGTGCCACCCACGTACGACGTGGACCTGGTGGCGAAGGCGGTGGTGCGGCTGGCGAAGCGGCCGGGCCGCACGTCGGTGCCGGCGTTCCTCCAGGGGCGGCTGATGCTGTGGCTCAACGGCGTGGCGCCGTCGGTGGGCAAGGCGGTGCTCTCCCGCTTCGGCGTGCGGATGCAGATGACGGACACGCCGCTGGACCGCCCCGAGGGCAACCTCTTCAGCCCCGTGGCCGAAGGCGTGGGCCCCCGCGGCAGCGTGCCGCCGACGCCCGCGTGGAAGCGCTTCACCGCGACGCTGGGGTTGGCGGCGCTCACGGGCGGCGTCGTGGGCGGCGCGGTGCTGGGCGCTCGCGGCCTGGTGCGCGCGGCGCGCTGA
- a CDS encoding DUF2378 family protein has product MPHGALNLPDDVARDLEARLAATTPEDTSRGLFFLGVLDAVRFLGGPEAVSRCLEQVGETADFMPMQTYPFPRFLRLSYVAAEQLSSLVGGHEAAQRQIGTQAMLDFLNSMFARDFVQQAGGDPKRLLELMHSGYRTALNFGERTVEWTGPTSGRVIMKRSLMPVPYNEGILQSALEVTGVHDVQVRGKAQSLVDAVYDVSWA; this is encoded by the coding sequence ATGCCGCACGGCGCGCTGAATCTCCCCGACGACGTCGCCCGTGACCTGGAGGCTCGCCTGGCCGCAACGACGCCGGAGGACACGAGCCGGGGCCTGTTCTTCCTGGGCGTGCTGGACGCGGTGCGGTTCCTGGGCGGACCGGAGGCGGTGTCGCGCTGTCTGGAGCAGGTGGGCGAGACCGCCGACTTCATGCCCATGCAGACCTATCCGTTCCCGCGCTTCCTGCGGCTGTCCTACGTCGCGGCCGAGCAGCTCTCGTCGCTCGTGGGCGGGCATGAGGCGGCGCAGCGGCAGATTGGCACGCAGGCGATGCTGGACTTCCTCAACTCCATGTTCGCGCGTGACTTCGTGCAGCAGGCGGGCGGCGACCCGAAGCGGCTGCTGGAGCTGATGCACTCCGGCTACCGCACGGCGCTGAACTTCGGCGAGCGCACCGTGGAGTGGACGGGGCCCACGTCCGGCCGGGTCATCATGAAGCGCTCGCTGATGCCGGTGCCCTACAACGAGGGCATCCTCCAGTCCGCGCTGGAGGTGACGGGCGTGCACGACGTGCAGGTGCGCGGCAAGGCGCAGTCGCTGGTGGACGCCGTCTACGACGTCTCCTGGGCCTGA
- a CDS encoding response regulator, with protein sequence MTDSAPPILLIEDEEDIRDAVATLLEMEGYRVAQCIHGEDAWNWLKSHPRPGLVLLDLMMPVMDGQAFLARLSAERMLEGVPIVVLSGSPFHPPGATAYLRKPVSVASLLEVVRHFLPSSSGEGPEGPRTS encoded by the coding sequence ATGACAGACAGTGCCCCCCCCATCCTCTTGATCGAGGACGAGGAAGACATCCGGGACGCGGTCGCGACGCTGCTGGAGATGGAGGGCTATCGCGTCGCGCAATGCATCCACGGAGAGGACGCATGGAACTGGCTGAAGTCCCATCCGCGCCCAGGCCTGGTGCTGCTGGACCTGATGATGCCGGTGATGGACGGACAGGCCTTCCTCGCGAGGCTGTCCGCGGAACGCATGCTGGAGGGCGTCCCCATCGTCGTGCTGTCCGGCAGCCCCTTCCATCCTCCGGGCGCGACGGCCTATCTGCGCAAGCCGGTGTCGGTGGCTTCCCTGCTGGAGGTGGTGCGCCACTTCCTGCCTTCATCATCCGGGGAAGGCCCGGAAGGACCTCGCACGTCGTGA
- the fdh gene encoding formate dehydrogenase: protein MKFRDVLKAWPVLRQLTRGDGRALGDTAMTARSRALAPRTKSADAVVKSICPYCAVGCGQEVHVRDGRILDIEGDPHSPISRGRLCPKGAATFQLVTGTQRVQQVLYRRPGGTEWEPIPLEEAMDKVAERVKRTRDATFQQRDAQGHRLNRTLGLAHLGGATLDNEENYLLKKLFTALGVVQVENQARIUHASTVPGLGITFGRGGATTFQQDLQHSDCILIQGSNMAECHPVGFQWVMEAKARGAKVIHVDPRYTRTSAVADVYAPIRVGTDIAFLGGLIHYVLEHERYFRDYVVQYTNAATLIREDFVDTEDLEGLFSGYQPKDNRYDITTWQYQGVPGAVPAAGHKELTDEPGAGGGGHDHRVDVHEEHRDETLQHPRCVFQLLKRHFSRYTPKVVSQVCGVDEALFLQVAKTLCDNSNPERTSAFCYAVGWTQHSVGVQYIRTAAILQLLLGNIGRPGGGILALRGHASIQGSTDIPTLYNLLPGYLPMPHAIPTPDGLEQYIRNNKSGSGWWSEFPKYAVSLLKAWFGDRATKDNDYLFDHLPRLTGNHSHMQTVADMADGKLQGYFVMGENPAVGSMNGALQRKGLRKLDWLVVRDFTLIETAEFWRTAPEVQAGQVRPEDIQTEVFFFPAAAHTEKDGSFTNTQRLLQWHHKAVEPAGDARSELHFAYHLGRKLRALYAGSTDPKDAPLLDLTWDYPTHGPHAEPSAEAVLKEINGYTVADGKPVDGFTALKDDGSTASGCWIYSGCYKDGVNQTARRKPGQAQTWVAPEWGWAWPSNRRMLYNRASADVDGKPWSERKRYVWWDAGEKKWTGEDVPDFIVDRPPEYRPPEGATGLATLAGNDPFLMQADGKGWLFAPSGMMDGPLPTHYEPMESVVPNPLYAQQCSPTREEWRRKDNPYHRAWGDPRYPYVVTTYRLTEHHTAGGMSRWLSWLSELQPEMFCEISPELAREKGLRNGDWCTLATARGDLECRALVTERIRPLKVKGRRVHQIGLPYHWGVTGRVRGEGANELTAFVADQNVDIQESKAFTADLRAGRMRSGERAAAGAAPPPLTVPEVPRDVTPPGEADHTEAQEPEGKG from the coding sequence TTGAAGTTCCGCGACGTGTTGAAGGCCTGGCCCGTGCTTCGGCAGCTCACCCGAGGGGACGGCCGGGCGCTGGGAGACACGGCGATGACGGCGCGCAGCCGCGCGCTGGCGCCGCGCACCAAGTCCGCTGATGCGGTCGTGAAGTCCATCTGTCCGTACTGCGCGGTGGGCTGCGGACAGGAGGTGCACGTGCGCGACGGTCGCATCCTCGACATCGAGGGCGACCCGCACTCCCCCATCTCACGCGGGCGGCTGTGTCCCAAGGGCGCCGCGACCTTCCAACTGGTCACGGGAACGCAACGCGTCCAGCAGGTCCTCTACCGCCGCCCCGGCGGCACGGAGTGGGAGCCCATCCCCCTGGAAGAGGCGATGGACAAGGTGGCCGAGCGCGTGAAGCGCACGCGCGACGCGACGTTCCAACAGCGTGACGCGCAGGGCCACCGGTTGAACCGGACGCTGGGGCTGGCGCACCTGGGCGGGGCGACGCTGGACAACGAGGAGAACTACCTCCTGAAGAAGCTGTTCACCGCGCTGGGCGTCGTGCAGGTGGAGAACCAGGCTCGAATATGACACGCGTCCACGGTGCCCGGTCTGGGCATCACGTTCGGTCGCGGCGGCGCCACGACGTTCCAGCAGGACCTGCAGCACTCGGACTGCATTCTCATCCAGGGCTCCAACATGGCCGAGTGCCATCCGGTGGGCTTCCAGTGGGTGATGGAGGCGAAGGCCCGGGGCGCGAAGGTCATCCACGTCGACCCTCGCTACACGCGCACCAGCGCGGTGGCGGACGTGTACGCGCCCATCCGCGTGGGCACGGACATCGCGTTCCTGGGCGGGCTCATCCACTACGTGCTGGAGCACGAGCGGTACTTCCGCGACTACGTGGTGCAGTACACCAACGCGGCCACGCTCATCCGCGAGGACTTCGTGGACACGGAGGACCTGGAGGGCCTCTTCAGCGGCTACCAGCCGAAGGACAACCGCTATGACATCACGACCTGGCAGTACCAGGGCGTGCCGGGCGCCGTGCCCGCGGCGGGCCACAAGGAGCTGACGGACGAGCCGGGCGCGGGCGGCGGCGGACACGACCACCGGGTGGACGTGCACGAGGAGCACCGCGACGAGACGCTCCAGCATCCGCGGTGCGTGTTCCAGCTCTTGAAGCGCCACTTCTCCCGCTACACGCCGAAGGTGGTGTCCCAGGTGTGCGGCGTGGACGAGGCGCTGTTCCTCCAGGTGGCGAAGACGCTGTGTGACAACTCCAACCCGGAGCGCACCAGCGCGTTCTGCTACGCGGTGGGCTGGACGCAGCACTCGGTGGGCGTGCAGTACATCCGCACGGCGGCCATCCTCCAGTTGCTGCTGGGCAACATCGGCCGGCCGGGGGGCGGCATCCTCGCCTTGCGCGGGCACGCGTCCATCCAGGGCTCCACGGACATCCCCACGCTCTACAACCTGCTGCCGGGCTACCTGCCCATGCCGCACGCCATCCCCACCCCGGACGGGCTGGAGCAATACATCCGCAACAACAAGTCCGGCAGCGGCTGGTGGTCGGAGTTCCCCAAGTACGCGGTGTCGCTGCTCAAGGCGTGGTTCGGGGACAGGGCCACGAAGGACAACGACTACCTCTTCGACCACCTGCCCCGGCTGACGGGGAACCACTCGCACATGCAGACGGTGGCGGACATGGCGGACGGGAAGCTCCAGGGCTACTTCGTCATGGGGGAGAACCCCGCCGTGGGCAGCATGAACGGGGCGCTCCAGCGCAAGGGGCTGCGCAAGCTGGACTGGCTGGTGGTGCGCGACTTCACCCTCATCGAGACGGCGGAGTTCTGGCGCACGGCGCCGGAGGTGCAGGCCGGGCAGGTGCGGCCGGAGGACATCCAAACGGAGGTGTTCTTCTTCCCGGCCGCCGCGCACACGGAGAAGGACGGCAGCTTCACCAACACGCAGCGGCTGCTGCAATGGCATCACAAGGCGGTAGAGCCGGCGGGGGACGCGCGCAGCGAGCTGCACTTCGCCTACCACCTGGGACGCAAGCTGCGCGCCCTCTACGCGGGCTCCACGGACCCCAAGGACGCGCCGCTGCTGGACCTGACGTGGGACTACCCCACGCACGGGCCGCACGCGGAGCCCTCCGCGGAGGCCGTGCTCAAGGAGATCAACGGCTACACGGTGGCGGACGGCAAGCCGGTGGACGGCTTCACGGCGCTGAAGGACGACGGCTCCACGGCGAGCGGCTGTTGGATCTACTCGGGCTGCTACAAGGACGGCGTCAACCAGACGGCGCGGCGCAAGCCGGGGCAGGCGCAGACGTGGGTGGCGCCCGAGTGGGGCTGGGCGTGGCCGTCCAACCGGCGGATGCTCTACAACCGCGCGTCGGCGGACGTGGACGGCAAGCCCTGGAGCGAGCGCAAGCGCTACGTGTGGTGGGACGCCGGGGAGAAGAAGTGGACCGGAGAGGACGTGCCGGACTTCATCGTGGACCGGCCGCCGGAGTACCGGCCCCCCGAGGGCGCGACGGGGCTGGCGACGCTCGCGGGCAATGATCCGTTCCTGATGCAGGCGGACGGCAAGGGCTGGCTCTTCGCGCCCAGCGGGATGATGGACGGGCCGCTGCCCACGCACTACGAGCCCATGGAGTCGGTGGTGCCCAACCCGCTCTACGCGCAGCAGTGCAGCCCCACGCGCGAGGAGTGGAGGCGCAAGGACAATCCCTATCACCGGGCCTGGGGCGACCCGCGCTACCCGTACGTCGTCACGACCTACCGGCTCACCGAGCACCACACCGCGGGCGGCATGTCGCGCTGGCTGTCCTGGCTGAGCGAGCTGCAGCCGGAGATGTTCTGTGAAATCTCCCCGGAGCTGGCGCGGGAGAAGGGGCTGAGGAACGGGGACTGGTGCACGCTGGCCACGGCGCGAGGGGACCTGGAGTGCAGGGCGCTGGTCACGGAGCGCATCCGCCCGCTGAAGGTGAAGGGAAGGCGGGTGCACCAGATTGGCCTGCCGTACCACTGGGGCGTCACGGGGCGCGTGCGCGGTGAAGGGGCCAACGAGCTGACGGCGTTCGTCGCGGATCAGAACGTGGACATCCAGGAGTCGAAGGCGTTCACGGCGGACCTGCGGGCGGGGCGGATGCGCTCGGGCGAGCGGGCCGCGGCGGGCGCGGCGCCGCCTCCGCTCACGGTACCGGAGGTGCCTCGCGACGTGACGCCGCCGGGTGAGGCGGACCACACGGAAGCGCAGGAACCCGAGGGGAAGGGATAG
- a CDS encoding 4Fe-4S dicluster domain-containing protein, with the protein MGSRKGFFTDTTLCIGCKACEVACKQWNQLPDDGFHFTGMSYDQTAHLGASTWRHVAFVERPVPLQGQTSGAGDFSWLMMSDVCKHCQRAACLEACPTGAIVRTEFDTVYVQPDVCNGCGYCVSACPFGVIDRREDDGRAWKCTLCYDRISDDQTPACAKACPTASIQYGDLDELHARAETRVRDLHQQGVTDAYLYGKDAEGQPGTGGLNAFFLLLDKPEVYNLPPDPVVPTKKALRSWASVAMGAVGMVAVAVGAVVLGREG; encoded by the coding sequence ATGGGGAGCCGCAAGGGGTTCTTCACGGACACGACGCTCTGCATCGGCTGCAAGGCGTGCGAGGTCGCGTGCAAGCAGTGGAACCAGCTTCCGGACGACGGCTTCCACTTCACGGGCATGTCGTACGACCAGACGGCGCACCTGGGCGCGTCGACGTGGCGGCACGTGGCGTTCGTGGAGCGGCCGGTGCCGTTGCAGGGGCAGACGTCGGGCGCGGGGGACTTCTCCTGGCTGATGATGTCGGACGTGTGCAAGCACTGCCAGCGCGCGGCCTGTCTGGAGGCGTGTCCCACGGGCGCCATCGTGCGCACGGAGTTCGACACGGTCTACGTGCAGCCGGACGTGTGCAACGGCTGCGGCTACTGCGTGTCGGCGTGTCCGTTCGGCGTGATTGACCGGCGCGAGGACGACGGGCGCGCGTGGAAGTGCACGCTCTGTTACGACCGCATCAGCGACGACCAGACGCCCGCGTGCGCGAAGGCGTGTCCCACGGCGTCCATCCAGTACGGCGACCTGGACGAACTGCACGCGCGAGCGGAGACGCGCGTGCGCGACCTGCACCAGCAGGGCGTGACGGACGCGTACCTGTACGGCAAGGACGCGGAAGGACAGCCGGGCACGGGCGGGCTCAACGCGTTCTTCCTGCTGTTGGACAAGCCGGAGGTCTACAACCTGCCGCCCGACCCCGTGGTGCCGACGAAGAAGGCGCTGCGGTCGTGGGCGTCCGTGGCGATGGGCGCGGTGGGCATGGTGGCCGTGGCGGTGGGCGCGGTGGTGTTGGGGCGGGAGGGGTGA
- the nrfD gene encoding NrfD/PsrC family molybdoenzyme membrane anchor subunit, translated as MSDDTLLDRLQRKADGRNIDPRAGILEGEGAQQRVKDPEPTRQGMDVLSTVPSRSGPDSAEAPSYYGMPVLKEPLWIWTVPAYFYVGGVAGAASVLGVALESFGGRRLGRLAERCHTVGLAGDIMSAGLLIHDLGRPSRFLNMLRVFRPTSPMSMGSWVLAGSGAVNSAAWVLRRRPGVLGGMGRVAGWMGAVLGLPLAGYTAVLVSNTAVPLWQQVGRTLPLFFMSSATASAGSLLSLFPHTDKEERVLRRFRIAGKVAELFTREAVELEARQVVEVGKPLRSGVSGALWMLSRTCSLAGLVVDVLPGRSRWKQVTADVLSTVGAVAVRYGIIQAGKASARNPQATFQGQRQGLGAAQVDGNTVASDGKPLSFPLPVLGQASPPRPDAPYARFMVTQPQPL; from the coding sequence ATGAGCGACGACACGCTGTTGGACCGGCTGCAGCGCAAGGCGGACGGGCGGAACATCGATCCGCGCGCGGGCATCCTGGAGGGCGAGGGTGCCCAGCAGCGGGTGAAGGATCCGGAGCCCACGAGGCAGGGGATGGACGTGTTGTCCACGGTGCCGTCGAGGTCAGGGCCGGACAGCGCGGAGGCGCCGAGCTACTACGGCATGCCGGTGTTGAAGGAGCCGCTGTGGATCTGGACCGTGCCCGCGTACTTCTACGTGGGCGGGGTGGCGGGCGCGGCGAGCGTGCTCGGGGTGGCGCTGGAGTCCTTCGGAGGGCGTCGGCTGGGGCGGCTGGCGGAGCGCTGTCACACGGTGGGCCTGGCGGGCGACATCATGAGCGCGGGGCTGTTGATCCACGACCTGGGCAGGCCGTCCCGCTTCCTGAACATGCTGCGCGTGTTCCGGCCCACGTCGCCCATGAGCATGGGGTCGTGGGTGCTGGCGGGTTCGGGCGCGGTGAACTCGGCGGCGTGGGTGCTGCGGCGGAGGCCCGGGGTCCTGGGCGGCATGGGGCGAGTGGCGGGCTGGATGGGCGCGGTGCTGGGCCTGCCGCTCGCGGGGTACACGGCGGTGCTGGTGAGCAACACGGCGGTGCCCCTGTGGCAGCAGGTGGGGCGCACGCTGCCGCTGTTCTTCATGTCCTCCGCGACGGCGAGCGCGGGGAGCCTGTTGTCCCTGTTCCCGCACACGGACAAGGAGGAGCGAGTGCTGCGCCGCTTCCGCATCGCGGGCAAGGTGGCGGAGCTGTTCACGCGCGAAGCGGTGGAGCTGGAGGCGCGGCAGGTCGTGGAGGTGGGCAAGCCGCTGCGCTCGGGAGTGTCTGGAGCGCTGTGGATGCTGTCGCGGACGTGTTCGCTGGCGGGGCTGGTGGTGGACGTACTGCCGGGGCGGTCGCGGTGGAAGCAGGTGACAGCGGACGTGCTGTCCACGGTGGGCGCGGTGGCCGTGCGCTACGGCATCATCCAGGCGGGCAAGGCCTCCGCCCGGAATCCACAGGCCACGTTCCAGGGACAGCGACAGGGACTGGGTGCGGCGCAGGTGGACGGGAACACGGTGGCGTCGGACGGAAAGCCGCTGAGCTTCCCGTTGCCCGTGCTGGGCCAGGCCAGCCCTCCCAGGCCGGATGCACCGTATGCACGGTTCATGGTGACGCAGCCGCAGCCGTTATGA
- the mobA gene encoding molybdenum cofactor guanylyltransferase, which yields MDGSATFPDVTLAILAGGQGTRLGGVAKGLLSVGGLTTLERLRAFGSHFEDVVLVANVPEPYERFGLRTVADAVKGKGAPGGVHAALGAAHTAWVFVVACDMPFVTESAARVVLDARAIDVDAVCFERDGRWEPLFAAYRTELVTRWGEALTEDPSMRRVLMRLRTRTLLVDALRAVDPELRALANVNTPEDLARYGVTLP from the coding sequence ATGGACGGATCCGCGACCTTTCCCGACGTGACACTGGCCATCCTGGCAGGAGGGCAGGGGACCCGTCTGGGAGGTGTGGCCAAGGGGCTGCTGAGCGTGGGAGGGCTCACAACCCTGGAACGCCTGCGGGCATTCGGGTCGCATTTCGAGGACGTGGTGCTGGTGGCGAATGTTCCGGAACCGTACGAGCGCTTCGGGCTTCGCACGGTAGCGGACGCGGTGAAGGGCAAGGGAGCGCCCGGAGGCGTCCATGCGGCCCTGGGTGCGGCGCACACAGCGTGGGTCTTCGTGGTGGCGTGTGACATGCCGTTCGTCACGGAGTCCGCGGCGCGGGTGGTGTTGGACGCGCGGGCCATTGACGTGGACGCGGTGTGCTTCGAGCGCGACGGACGGTGGGAGCCACTCTTCGCGGCGTACCGCACGGAGCTGGTCACGCGGTGGGGTGAAGCGCTGACGGAGGATCCCTCCATGCGGCGGGTGCTGATGCGCCTCCGCACCCGGACGCTGCTCGTGGACGCACTGCGCGCGGTGGATCCGGAGCTGCGCGCGCTGGCGAACGTGAACACGCCGGAGGACCTGGCGCGTTACGGCGTCACGTTGCCCTGA
- a CDS encoding molybdopterin molybdotransferase MoeA: protein MPLTPLPAARLAALDAIAPAAPARLPLLEAHGRFLAAGVVASRALPGCDNSAMDGWAVRAEETRGANRDRPARLRIVDTVYAGHLPRRALQPGEAARVFTGAPLSPGADAVVRQEAARPTDDGAHVDLFVSVGPGHDLRRAGEEVMPGTPLFAAGQRVDATVLGVLASLGEATALVRPAPRVAVVATGDELVPPGQPAQAHQVFESNRLLVAALAREAGADVTHLGRSRDDEAELHAQLETLAPQVDVLITTGGASVGDKDCVKRVLTRMGARFLVDGVALKPGKPVAVARLGSTAVVVLPGNPGAATVAFDQFARPLLFKHQGVLEQRRVTRARLSEARHKQAGLTYLVTVAALEARGDGAEPWARLRPQGAGQILQNVAARGWAVLPAGRADFAEGEAVDVQLFEQPDFHPVEAP from the coding sequence ATGCCGCTGACTCCCCTCCCCGCCGCGCGACTGGCCGCGCTCGATGCCATCGCGCCCGCGGCCCCCGCGCGCCTTCCCCTGCTGGAAGCCCATGGCCGGTTCCTCGCCGCTGGTGTCGTCGCCTCACGCGCGCTGCCCGGCTGCGACAACTCCGCCATGGACGGGTGGGCCGTGCGCGCTGAGGAGACCCGGGGCGCCAACCGCGACCGCCCCGCGCGCCTGCGCATCGTCGACACCGTCTACGCCGGCCACCTGCCGCGCCGCGCCCTCCAGCCCGGCGAAGCCGCGCGCGTCTTCACCGGCGCCCCGCTCTCCCCCGGCGCCGACGCCGTCGTCCGTCAGGAGGCCGCGCGCCCCACCGACGACGGCGCCCACGTGGACCTCTTCGTCTCCGTCGGGCCCGGCCACGACCTGCGCCGCGCCGGCGAAGAGGTGATGCCCGGCACGCCGCTGTTCGCCGCGGGCCAGCGCGTGGACGCCACCGTGCTCGGCGTGCTCGCGTCGCTGGGTGAGGCCACCGCGCTCGTGCGCCCCGCGCCGCGCGTCGCCGTCGTCGCCACCGGGGATGAGCTCGTCCCTCCCGGCCAGCCCGCGCAAGCCCACCAGGTCTTCGAGAGCAACCGCCTCCTCGTGGCCGCGCTCGCCCGCGAGGCCGGCGCGGACGTCACGCACCTGGGCCGCTCGCGCGACGACGAGGCGGAGCTGCACGCACAACTGGAGACGCTGGCGCCCCAGGTCGACGTGCTCATCACCACCGGCGGCGCCTCCGTGGGCGACAAGGACTGCGTGAAGCGCGTCCTCACCCGGATGGGCGCGCGCTTCCTCGTGGACGGCGTCGCGCTCAAGCCCGGCAAGCCCGTGGCCGTGGCCCGCCTGGGCTCCACCGCCGTCGTCGTGCTGCCCGGCAACCCCGGCGCCGCCACCGTCGCGTTTGATCAATTCGCGCGGCCCCTCCTCTTCAAGCACCAGGGCGTCCTCGAACAGCGCCGCGTCACCCGCGCCCGCCTCTCCGAAGCCCGTCACAAGCAGGCGGGCCTCACGTACCTCGTCACCGTCGCGGCGCTCGAAGCGCGCGGGGACGGCGCCGAACCGTGGGCACGCCTGCGGCCCCAGGGCGCGGGACAGATTCTCCAGAACGTCGCGGCCCGGGGCTGGGCCGTCCTCCCCGCCGGCCGCGCCGACTTCGCCGAGGGCGAGGCCGTGGACGTGCAGCTCTTCGAACAGCCGGACTTCCACCCCGTGGAGGCCCCGTGA
- the fdhD gene encoding formate dehydrogenase accessory sulfurtransferase FdhD: MKPPPALAVIGHSGAGKTTLLERVLPELASRGLRVAYVKHSSDAHPLHRPGSDTARLDAAGAVLTGFATPDGTQRTTHQALSPALLARDAERVDLVLVEGWKDGPLPKLEVWREGLEAPLAASRPDVLAVVTDAPAPPPAVASRTRLPATALAVADFLTAWLSDQSAPRKVSLPEPRGVTHRAVRRFDGDTLRAAEDDRVAVEEPLEIRVSGDTVATTMRTPGHDRELAVGFLFAEGILDDGADLGSLFHCGHPGEEGYGNVLEVIPAAGAVLDLERVEATRRGTLTTSACGVCGRRDVDDLMARCDRVAPGPVLSPRTVALATERLRAIQYTFELTGGVHAAAALDANGELLAAHEDVGRHNAVDKVVGALVLAGAVRSPRRLPTPPFPAAPTVLAVSGRASFEIVQKAARARIPVVVSVSAASSLAIDLALRAGVTLAAFSRNGRCNVYTATERLQSHLQPPGIPHDFRHDAPR, from the coding sequence GTGAAGCCGCCCCCCGCGCTCGCCGTCATCGGCCACTCCGGCGCCGGCAAGACGACGCTCCTGGAGCGCGTGCTGCCGGAGCTGGCCTCGCGCGGCCTGCGCGTGGCGTACGTGAAGCACTCGTCGGACGCGCACCCGCTCCACCGCCCGGGCAGCGACACCGCGCGCCTGGACGCCGCGGGCGCCGTGCTCACGGGCTTCGCCACGCCGGACGGCACGCAGCGCACCACCCACCAAGCCCTGTCCCCCGCGCTGCTGGCGCGCGACGCGGAGCGCGTGGACCTGGTGCTCGTGGAGGGCTGGAAGGACGGCCCCCTCCCGAAGCTGGAGGTGTGGCGCGAGGGGCTGGAAGCGCCGCTCGCGGCCTCCCGGCCCGACGTGCTCGCCGTGGTGACGGACGCGCCCGCGCCTCCGCCCGCCGTGGCCTCGCGCACGCGCCTGCCCGCGACCGCACTCGCCGTCGCGGACTTCCTCACCGCGTGGCTGAGTGATCAGTCCGCGCCGAGGAAGGTCTCCCTCCCAGAGCCGCGCGGCGTCACCCACCGCGCGGTGCGCCGCTTCGACGGTGACACCCTCCGTGCGGCCGAGGACGACCGCGTGGCCGTGGAGGAGCCCCTGGAGATCCGCGTGAGCGGCGACACCGTCGCCACCACCATGCGAACCCCCGGCCATGATCGCGAGCTCGCGGTGGGCTTCCTCTTCGCCGAGGGCATCCTTGATGATGGAGCCGACCTGGGCAGCCTCTTCCACTGCGGCCACCCCGGCGAGGAAGGCTACGGCAACGTGCTGGAGGTCATCCCCGCCGCCGGCGCCGTGCTCGACCTGGAGCGCGTGGAGGCCACCCGCCGCGGCACCCTCACCACCTCCGCGTGCGGCGTGTGCGGCCGCCGCGACGTGGACGACCTGATGGCCCGCTGCGACCGCGTCGCCCCCGGCCCCGTCCTCTCCCCCCGCACCGTGGCCCTGGCCACCGAACGCCTGCGCGCCATCCAGTACACCTTCGAGCTCACCGGCGGAGTGCACGCCGCCGCCGCGCTGGACGCAAACGGGGAGCTGCTCGCCGCCCACGAGGACGTGGGCCGCCACAACGCCGTGGACAAGGTGGTGGGCGCCCTGGTCCTGGCCGGCGCCGTGCGCAGCCCGCGCCGCCTGCCCACCCCGCCCTTCCCCGCCGCCCCCACGGTCCTGGCCGTCAGCGGCCGCGCCAGCTTCGAGATCGTCCAGAAGGCCGCCCGCGCCCGCATCCCCGTCGTCGTCAGCGTGTCCGCCGCCAGCTCCCTGGCCATTGACCTGGCCCTGCGTGCCGGCGTGACGCTCGCTGCGTTCTCAAGGAACGGCCGCTGCAACGTCTACACCGCGACAGAACGCCTGCAGTCCCACCTCCAACCTCCGGGAATCCCTCATGACTTCCGCCATGACGCACCCCGGTGA